In Helicobacter sp. 11S03491-1, a genomic segment contains:
- a CDS encoding DsrE family protein yields MKNKTVLFKSDKIGEGELGSIVANSFIYAMTQISNKDILPKKIVFLNRGVLLSTQNDKIQNKDTIIYLKTLESLGVEILSCQTCLEHFGLKDKVLVGRIGNGLEVMEDFLTNEGVISL; encoded by the coding sequence ATGAAAAATAAAACTGTGCTTTTTAAATCAGACAAAATTGGTGAAGGCGAACTTGGAAGTATTGTTGCAAATAGTTTTATATATGCCATGACTCAAATCTCCAATAAAGACATTTTGCCTAAAAAAATTGTTTTTCTTAATCGGGGTGTTTTATTGAGCACTCAAAATGATAAAATTCAAAATAAAGATACAATTATATATTTAAAAACATTGGAATCTTTAGGGGTTGAAATTTTGTCCTGTCAAACTTGTTTGGAACATTTTGGATTAAAAGATAAAGTTTTGGTAGGAAGGATTGGCAATGGGCTTGAGGTAATGGAAGATTTCCTCACCAATGAGGGTGTAATTTCACTATAG
- a CDS encoding MFS transporter translates to MLNFLFHSRRIGAEVVIFMVYAVFSVSWSTTGSLMPQIQAQLGINTQQASFITTSIVLAKIFGSIFTGFLVYKFGLKKGYFLGCLLISSGIFLPFVDSYLGILIIRFLTGLGSACALICLVPIAQQWFSNKALSIVLSLNISSQTFGTIFALIFAEAIAMSIGNWKLSLSFYAWINLILMLLWLVVGKDQKNDQNTQTTPSTKNNQKRKELLFAFKSPMTWGMIIHHVGPLLFLNVSFTFLPDFYTKYTHLDADSINIAKIYVPVIANIAMIISPYIGVFLKKKGIYYKNVLIISDLMLVLCSALMFFVFKDITGILITTFFAGIFSATWVPYIFSLPSEVKNSTPTQTHYVMSIFWAVLFSILTINMQIIAYSVDRFGNYNFGFGYFIIFTLICAPISWWLLPNKKYFEK, encoded by the coding sequence ATGTTAAATTTTTTATTTCACTCTAGGCGTATAGGAGCAGAAGTTGTTATTTTTATGGTTTATGCAGTTTTTAGTGTCTCTTGGAGCACCACCGGTTCGCTTATGCCCCAAATTCAAGCCCAACTTGGTATCAATACCCAACAAGCAAGTTTTATCACTACCTCTATAGTGCTTGCAAAAATATTTGGATCTATTTTTACAGGATTTCTAGTTTATAAATTCGGACTCAAAAAAGGATATTTTTTAGGCTGTTTGCTTATAAGCTCAGGTATTTTCTTGCCTTTTGTGGATAGTTATCTGGGTATTTTAATCATTAGATTTTTGACAGGACTTGGTTCTGCTTGTGCTTTGATATGTTTAGTCCCTATTGCTCAACAATGGTTTTCAAATAAGGCTTTAAGTATTGTTTTAAGCCTTAATATTTCTTCACAAACTTTTGGGACTATCTTTGCTCTTATCTTTGCAGAAGCCATTGCAATGAGCATTGGAAATTGGAAATTATCCTTATCATTTTATGCATGGATTAATCTTATTCTAATGCTTTTGTGGCTTGTGGTTGGCAAAGATCAAAAAAATGATCAAAATACTCAGACAACCCCATCAACAAAAAATAACCAAAAAAGAAAAGAACTTTTATTTGCGTTCAAATCTCCAATGACTTGGGGAATGATTATCCATCATGTTGGACCCCTGTTATTTTTGAATGTCAGTTTTACTTTTTTGCCGGATTTTTATACAAAATATACTCATTTAGATGCAGATTCTATCAATATAGCCAAAATTTACGTCCCTGTAATTGCCAATATTGCTATGATTATCAGTCCTTACATAGGTGTTTTTCTTAAAAAGAAAGGGATTTATTACAAAAATGTATTGATTATAAGCGATTTGATGTTGGTATTGTGTTCAGCATTGATGTTTTTTGTTTTTAAAGATATAACCGGTATTTTAATCACTACTTTTTTTGCAGGGATTTTTAGTGCAACTTGGGTTCCTTATATTTTTAGCCTACCTTCAGAAGTCAAAAATTCTACTCCTACACAAACTCATTATGTGATGAGTATTTTTTGGGCAGTGTTATTTTCAATCTTGACAATCAATATGCAAATCATCGCTTACAGCGTAGATAGATTTGGAAACTATAATTTTGGTTTTGGGTATTTTATTATTTTTACTCTTATTTGTGCGCCTATTTCTTGGTGGCTTTTGCCTAATAAAAAATATTTTGAAAAATAA
- a CDS encoding glycosyltransferase family 9 protein, whose protein sequence is MKRITIEKFTPIKIILFRTDRLGDTVLSLECIEAIKSTYPKSYICFGLQSYTAPLVENNPFLDEVICVDMYGQKELVSILKSKNFDISISLFASKIACYAPFFAKIPIRIGPLSKIRGLLFTHKIYQKRSKGEKNEGEYNLDLLKPLNCEKKYFPKIYLTSSEKQWGKNYITHKFIFQSLPLIIIHPGSGGSSRDWKVQNYFSLAQTIIKNKIANILITGSSKELENYANILKDYPLLQKNHLLENQKPLREFLSIITHANIFMSNSTGPLHCASALGCKTIGFYPLNRTCSPKRWGVMSENPNDHLTLSPKKENFTSQICGDIPFQECMELITIEDALQAIKKLI, encoded by the coding sequence ATGAAAAGAATAACTATTGAAAAATTTACTCCTATTAAAATCATTCTTTTTAGGACTGATAGACTAGGGGATACAGTGCTCTCTTTGGAATGTATTGAAGCTATCAAAAGCACTTATCCAAAAAGTTATATATGCTTTGGATTACAAAGCTATACAGCCCCTTTGGTAGAAAATAATCCTTTTTTGGATGAGGTAATATGTGTGGATATGTATGGACAAAAAGAATTGGTTTCTATCTTAAAATCTAAAAATTTTGATATCAGTATTTCACTTTTTGCCTCCAAAATCGCTTGTTATGCCCCATTTTTCGCCAAAATTCCTATTCGAATTGGACCTCTTTCCAAAATAAGAGGATTACTTTTTACGCACAAAATTTACCAAAAACGATCAAAAGGAGAAAAAAATGAAGGAGAATATAATCTGGATTTACTAAAACCATTAAATTGCGAAAAAAAATATTTTCCAAAGATATATCTTACTTCTTCAGAAAAGCAGTGGGGCAAAAATTACATAACCCATAAATTTATTTTTCAATCTCTCCCTCTTATCATCATCCACCCCGGTAGCGGTGGCTCTTCAAGGGATTGGAAAGTACAAAACTATTTTTCACTCGCACAAACAATTATTAAAAACAAAATTGCCAATATTCTTATTACAGGTTCTTCTAAGGAATTAGAAAATTATGCAAATATTTTAAAAGATTACCCCTTATTGCAGAAAAATCATCTCTTAGAAAATCAAAAGCCTTTAAGAGAGTTTCTAAGCATTATTACTCATGCAAATATTTTTATGAGTAATAGCACAGGTCCTTTGCATTGTGCAAGCGCTCTTGGATGCAAAACAATTGGTTTTTATCCGTTAAATCGCACTTGTAGCCCCAAAAGATGGGGAGTGATGAGTGAGAATCCAAACGATCACCTCACCTTAAGTCCCAAAAAAGAAAATTTCACATCTCAAATTTGTGGAGATATTCCATTCCAAGAGTGTATGGAACTTATTACTATCGAAGATGCCCTCCAAGCTATCAAAAAATTAATTTAG
- the selD gene encoding selenide, water dikinase SelD yields MGLEDLSQITNLKQPFHKNLIVGFEGNEDGGVYQLDMQRDDVIVQSVDFITPVVDDPYIYGQIAAANSLSDIFAMGAMVKTALNLLMWDKEHILASEVNEILRGGLEKVLEAGGVLLGGHTISDLELKYGLSAMGEAKKHQIWRNNTAQIGDVLVLSKPIGSGIITTAMKNEKITLAQGMQTIDSMRMLNLKATQIAQKMEIHACTDITGFGLIGHSLEMCGTGGKSILFHTSAIPIFENSIELALEGFVPGGSDANKSYLHTKVQVSCNLQEDIYYYDAQTSGGLLFALPKQTSGDLVDKLRKSGYEHACIVGEIIPQAAQSIILG; encoded by the coding sequence ATAGGTCTGGAAGATCTCTCACAAATTACCAATCTCAAACAACCTTTTCATAAAAATCTCATCGTTGGTTTTGAGGGGAATGAAGATGGCGGGGTTTATCAACTTGATATGCAAAGAGATGATGTCATTGTTCAAAGTGTAGATTTTATCACGCCTGTTGTAGATGATCCTTATATCTATGGGCAGATCGCAGCGGCTAATTCATTGAGTGATATTTTTGCAATGGGGGCGATGGTAAAAACAGCTCTAAATCTCTTAATGTGGGATAAAGAACATATTTTGGCTTCTGAAGTAAATGAAATTTTAAGGGGAGGGCTAGAGAAAGTTCTTGAAGCAGGTGGAGTATTATTGGGTGGACATACAATTAGTGATTTGGAACTAAAGTATGGACTCAGCGCCATGGGTGAAGCCAAAAAACATCAAATTTGGAGAAATAACACTGCTCAAATTGGTGATGTGCTTGTTTTGAGTAAGCCTATTGGAAGTGGTATTATTACGACTGCAATGAAAAATGAGAAGATAACTCTGGCACAAGGAATGCAAACTATTGATTCAATGAGAATGTTAAATCTCAAAGCAACTCAAATTGCCCAAAAAATGGAGATTCATGCTTGCACAGATATTACAGGATTTGGACTTATTGGACATAGCTTAGAAATGTGTGGAACAGGGGGAAAAAGCATTCTTTTTCATACTTCTGCAATTCCAATTTTTGAGAATTCTATTGAACTGGCTTTGGAAGGTTTTGTTCCCGGCGGGAGTGATGCAAACAAATCTTATCTTCACACCAAAGTCCAAGTTAGCTGCAATCTCCAAGAAGATATTTATTATTATGATGCCCAAACTTCGGGAGGACTTTTGTTTGCCTTGCCTAAACAAACAAGTGGCGACTTGGTGGATAAATTGAGAAAAAGTGGCTATGAGCATGCTTGTATTGTTGGTGAAATAATTCCTCAAGCAGCACAAAGTATTATTCTAGGTTGA